DNA from Pseudomonas mendocina:
TGATGTGGCGCGTGTCGTCACCGTGGCGGGGAATCTCGATCCACAGGCCTGGACGACGCATCACCGCCTGCAACCGCTGAAACGCTCGCTCAGTCCCGCAGACCAGCGGCTGGCTTTGGCCGGCACACGTCAGCAGCACCTGGCCGGCGGTCGCGACCGCATCGTGCCCGCCGCCCTGGCCAGCGCCTTCAATGATGCTTCCCCGCCCGGCACACCCTCGCGCGTCTACCTGCTGCCCGAACATGACCACGCCTGCTGCTGGGCGCGCGATTGGCCGAGCCTGTGGCTGAAGCTGCAGCAGGATGCACAGGCGAACACGCCAGATCAGCCTTGATCAGCCAACCGGCGTGAGCGGGCCGGCATCCCGCCCCAGCACCGGCGCATGCTCGGCCATCAGTTCTACTACCCAGTCGATGAATACCCGCAGTTTGGCGCTGACGTGCCGGTTCGGCGGGAACGCCAGGTACATCGGCATCGGCGTCATCTGCCAGTCCTCGAACAGGTGTACCAGTTCGCCGCTTACCAGATACGGCTTGGCCATGTAGTGCGGCAACCAGAGCATGCCGAGCCCCGCAAGGCCGGCGGCCAGGTAGGCGTTGCCATCATCGACGATCAGCCGCGGGCGGCCATGGGCCTCGATGCGTTCGTCGCCACGACGCATCGCATAGGGCAAGGCCTTGCCGGTGCGTGACCAGAGAAAACCCACGGTGTGATGGCCAACGTCCTCCAGTTCACGTGGGTGCATCGGCGTGCCAGCACGTTGCAGGTAGCCCGGCGTGGCGTAGATACCGAGTTGTAGATCGCCGACATGCCGCGCGATCAGCGACTGATCGGTGATCTCACCGCCGCGCACCACGCAGTCGACATTCTCGCCGATGATGTCGACGATGCGGTCGCTCACGCCCAGGGTCAGCTGGATCTCCGGATAGCGCACGTAGAACGCCGGCAACGCCGGGATCAGCAGCATGCGTGCGAAGGGACTGGGCACGTCCACCCGCAAGCGCCCGCGCGGCGCCATGGAAGCACTGGAAAGGCTGGTTTCGGCGTCGTCGACATCGGCCAGCAGGCGCACCACACGTTCGTAGTAGGCCGCACCATCGGCGGTGACGTTGACCTTGCGCGTGGTGCGGTTGAGCAGGCGCACCCGCAGCCGCGCCTCCAGTTGTTGGACGAGCTGGGTCACGCTGGTCTTGCTCATGTGCAGGGTGGCAGCCGCCTTGGTGAAACTGCCAGTTTCCACCACACGGGCGAAGGCCTGCATCGCATCGAAACGATCCATCACACGTCTCTCTCGGCTGTTGATTGTTTGGATTCTACAAACAGTCATGACCAGAGTTGCGCGTTTATCCAGCCCGATGGTGTTTCTAAAGTGGCTTCATCGTTCACAACGGGCCGCTGTGGCCCCCGATGGAGTCAACCATGAGCAACAAACGTGATGTGGTTTTCCCGGCCGACCGCCATGACCTGTACGAGCTTCACCGCTACTCGCCTGCGGTTCGCGCCAACGGTTTTCTGTTCGTATCCGGCCAGGTTGGCAGCCGCAAGGACGGCTCGCCCGAACCCGATCTGAAGGAGCAGGTACGCCTGGCCTTCGCCAACCTCAATGCAATCCTCGCGGCGGCGGGCTGCAGCTTCGATGACGTGGTCGATACCACTGTGTTCATGGTCGACCCGCACGCGCAGTTCGAAACCATCTGGGAGGTGGTGGCCGACTATTGGGGTGAGGCGCCCTATCCGAACGTGACCGCGGTCGGCGTGACCTGGCTGTCCGGCTTCGACTTCGAGATCAAGGTGATCGCCAAGCTGCCGGAATAAGCAGCGGTCGCGCCCCTGCAAACGAGGGGCGCGACCGAAAGGCTTAGAACCTGTTCACGATCTGCTGCGCGTCAGCGCTACTGCGTTAAAAACAAGCTCGGAATGCTCATTTACCACTCGTAAAGTCGGATGCGACTCCAACCGTTCCTCGCTTGTTTTTGCGGGGCCGCCATCGGTGTTGTATCGCTCTAGCTCGCTAGATTGTGAACAGGTTCTAGAGGTGAGTGAAGACGCGCTCGGCTGGCAGACGCGACTTCGGCAGCGTGGCATTGAAATCGCTGTCGCTGTGATAGCCCAGCGCCACTGCGACCATGCTGCTCAGCCCCTGAGCAGCCAGACCCAGCTCCTCATCCAGCGCCGCACGGTCGATGCCTTCCATCGGAGTGGCGTCCACGCCTTTGGCCGCAGCGCCCAGGAGCAAGGTCCCCAGCGCCAGATAGGCCTGTTTCTCCGCCCAGTGCGGGATATCGCCCAGGCCACGGTGCAATTCGACGTAGCTGCTGCGGGTGTTGTGCTGGGTGCTGCGCGCCGCGTCATCGCGGAAGCGGCCATCGTCGGCTTCCTGTTGCAGCACATCGGCCAGATAGGCCTCATCGAGGTCGCGGCGGGCGCAGATCAGGATCACATGCGAGGCGTTGAGAATCTTCGGCTGGTTGTAGGCGAAACCGCCCTGCGCACCCTTGGCCAGACGTGCCTTGCCCTCGGCGGTGCTCGCCACGACGAAGTGCCACGGCTGCGAATTGACCGAAGACGGCGACAGGCGCAGCAACTCCAGCAACTCGTCGATGATCGCCTGATCCACCTGGCGGCTCGCATCGTAAGCCTTGGTGGTGTAACGCTGACGCGCGAAGGAAACGGGGCTCATGGACACTCTCCTGATCAATGGATAACGCGAAAATGGACGCTAGTCTGCAACAGGCGCAGGCACGAAAAAAGCAGGCAAAGCCGCTAGGAGTTTCAAAGAAAAAATGAAAATGCTGGCAGGTCAGGCCGCCCTCGACCATCGTCAGCATTGCCCGGATACCGTCGACATCGATCCACTCCTGCAGCACCGGCGCGTGATCGCGCAGAAAGCGCTCCACCTGCAGTCGCAGAAGGAAGAACGGCTATAGCGGAGAAAAGGTTGCTCGCGGATCAGCGACTGCCAGTCCTCAGCAGCCACAATGCTGTTCACACAAGAAGCGGTGGAACGCGATAAGTCCCCTCGCCCCTCCGGGAAGAAAGGACACTGGCGATTCTGCTGCGTTCCAACCCTCTCCGCCGCCCCTTTCCCATCAATATGCCCAGACTCGCATCATCGAAGTCCTCGACCTGCTGATCCGCCAGCTCTCTGCCGCCGGCAAGACCGTGGTGATGCGTGAGTGGCACACCAGTGTTGCCGGTGTCATCCAGCTGTGAGCGAGCCGCAAAACTCCGCAGCGCCTTCCGTAAGGAAAAGAGATTGTCTGAAAAGACTGTAAGAAATGACCTCATATAGTTTTCAGTCATTTCTTACATAGCCAGTTTTTTTCTGATCAATCAGACACTTAAATTGTCAGGATGAAATCTCGACTTCCTGGGCATCGGCTGCACGTTTTTTGAGCAGAAGAATGGGCTGGACTATCGTCCAAGCAACTCCAATTCGAAGGGACTCGACCTATGAAGTCCGTCATGAGAACCGCTGTTCTGGCTTTTTCTCTCGCTGCCACACCGGCTTTCTCAGCAGGCCAGTTGCAGGGTCAACTGAACGTCCAGATCACCATCGGCACCGGCTGTACCGTGACCAACGGCACCGCAGGCGCTAGCAGCAACACCTTCGGTTCACTGTCCTTCGGCAACTACAACGACCTCGCCAACCTGATCGACGGACGCTCCTTCGGCAGTGCCGGCGGCAGTTCATTCGGCTTGCAATGCAGCCTCGGCACGGCCTACAGCATCGCGCTCAACGCCGGGCAGAACGCCACGGGCGGTCAACGACGCATGATCAACTCAGGCGCCTACGTCGCTTACAACCTGTATCAGAACAGCGGCCGAACCCTGGCGTGGGGCGATGGCGGAGCCACAGGCACGGTGCTCTCGGGTACCGGCACGGGCAACAGCGAAGAAGTGATCGTCTACGGCCGAGTCCCGGCACAAACCACCCCCAGCCCAGGCACCTACACGGATACCGTACAGGTCACCATCGCCTGGTAATCACCACTCGCATCACCAAGAGGGTCTCGAACTCGCCAGGGAAGAATCGTCATGCCGCGCCTGATCGCCCTTCTACTCCTGCTGACTCCGGCAGCTCTGCCGGCGGTCGACAAGACCGCCACCATCGGCCTGAACGTCGAGGTGTTGCCGGCCTGCCAGGCAGGTAGCAGCAGTGGCTCGGGTATCAGCTTCGGTACGCTGGATTTCGGCACCCACCTCAGGCTCGACAACCTGCTCACCCGCGTCGGCCAGCCGGGAGCAGGCGCCCTACGCGTCAATTGCCAGCAGAGCATCCCCTACCGCGTGCTGATCAATGCTGGCTACAGCGGAACCACCAACACTCGGCAGATGGTCGGCCCCAGCTCGGCCGTGCTCACCTACAACCTCTACACTGGCGCAGACTACGTCACCGTCTGGGACAACAGCACGGGGGTCAGCGCCGTCGGCAATGGCCAGGATCAGTGGCTACCGATCTATGCCCGTGTGCCGGCGCAGAGCGCACCACCGCCCGGTAGCTACAGCGACACGCTGACCGTCACGGTGAGTTGGTGATGCCGTGCCGGAGCCAGTCACTCGGGGTTTCCAGCCTGTTCTGCCTGAGCGTCCTGGCCATGCACACCTTGCCTGCTCAGGGCGACACGGGCATCAACGACCTGATCGTCAGCCAGAGCTTCCAGGTACGCGCGGAAATCGTGCCGGGGTGTTTGCTCGGCGCCGGTGGCAGCGACGCCACCTCGTTCGGCAGCATTTCGTTCGGCCAGATCAGCACCCTGCCAAGCAACCTGGACACCGCCAGCACACCGGGCAATGGCTCCATCGTGCTGCAATGTTCCCCAGGTACCGCTGTCACGATTGCGTTCAATGCCGGCCTCAATGCCAGCAGCGTCGGTGGCGGACGCTACCTCGCACGTGGTGCGGAGCGCCTGCGCTACCAGCTGTACCAGGACGCTGCACGCAACATCGTCTGGGGCGATGGCAGCAACGGTGGCACGCGCATGAGCATCAACTTTCCCGTTGGCGGCGCCACGCAGACCTACACGGTCTATGCCCGCCTGTTCAGTGTCAGCCCGCTGCCGTCAGCCGGCATCTACACCGACACCATCACCGTGACCGTGAGTTATTGAGCCATGAGGACACACACCCTCTTCGCCTGCTGCCTGAGCCTGGCCGCATCGTTGGCCAGCCTGGCCACGCAAGCCGCCAGCTCCATCCTGATCTGGCCGATCAACCCGCTGATCGAAGCGGATCGACAGAAGTCCGCCGCGCTGTGGCTGGAAAACCGTGGGCAGGAGCCGGTGGATTTGCAGGTTCGCGTGCTGGCCTGGGAACAGGAGGGCTTCGAAGATCGCCTGACGCCGCAGAAGCAAGTGGTGGGCAGCCCGCCGATGGCAACGCTGCAGCCGGGCAAGCGGCAACTGGTCAGGCTGGTCAATCTAGAGCCGCCGAGCGCCGGCACACTGCGCACCTACCGTGTACTGGTCGACGAGGTACTGCCGCCGCAACCGCGCCCATCACAAGTGGGCGTGCAGTTCCAGATGCGCTACTCGGTACCCTTGTTCGTGGTCGGGCCTGGGGCCTATCTGGATGACGGCGCGCGAGAAGCGCCAGGCCAGGGCCAGCCACTGGCTCCCGATCTACGCTACCGCGTCGTCGAAGGCAGCGATGGCATCTTCCTCAACCTGCGCAACCTCGGCCCCGCTCCGGCCCGGTTGTCCCAGGTCGATCTCTTGCGCGACAGCGGCAAGCAGCCACTGGCCGAAGGGCTTCTCGGGTATGTGCTGCCTGGCGCGCAGATGCGCTGGCCATTGCCAGCAGGCGTGCGCAGCGGCCGGGTGCAGGCGCGCATCAACGAAAGCCGACAAACGCAGACGCTGGCCTCTGAGTAGGTCGCTGGCGTTGCTGTTCCTGGCCGCGCTGCTGTCAGGCCGCTCAGCCCATGGCGATGATGCACAGCAGTTCGCCGAGGCCCAGTTGCTTTACCTGGAGTTGATCGTCAATGAACTGCCCAGCGGCAAGGTGGTGGAAGTGAGAGAGCATCAGGGCAGGCTGTTCGCCCAACGCGACGATTTGCTCGCTGCGGGTGTACGCTTGCCCTCGGAGACAACGCCCTGGGTCGCACTGGATAAGATCGATGCCCTGCGCAGCGAGTATCAGCAAGACAGCCAGCGCCTGCTGCTCACCCTGCCCAGCGAATGGTTGCCGCATCAGCGCTTCGGC
Protein-coding regions in this window:
- a CDS encoding LysR family transcriptional regulator: MDRFDAMQAFARVVETGSFTKAAATLHMSKTSVTQLVQQLEARLRVRLLNRTTRKVNVTADGAAYYERVVRLLADVDDAETSLSSASMAPRGRLRVDVPSPFARMLLIPALPAFYVRYPEIQLTLGVSDRIVDIIGENVDCVVRGGEITDQSLIARHVGDLQLGIYATPGYLQRAGTPMHPRELEDVGHHTVGFLWSRTGKALPYAMRRGDERIEAHGRPRLIVDDGNAYLAAGLAGLGMLWLPHYMAKPYLVSGELVHLFEDWQMTPMPMYLAFPPNRHVSAKLRVFIDWVVELMAEHAPVLGRDAGPLTPVG
- a CDS encoding RidA family protein gives rise to the protein MSNKRDVVFPADRHDLYELHRYSPAVRANGFLFVSGQVGSRKDGSPEPDLKEQVRLAFANLNAILAAAGCSFDDVVDTTVFMVDPHAQFETIWEVVADYWGEAPYPNVTAVGVTWLSGFDFEIKVIAKLPE
- the nfsB gene encoding oxygen-insensitive NAD(P)H nitroreductase, with amino-acid sequence MSPVSFARQRYTTKAYDASRQVDQAIIDELLELLRLSPSSVNSQPWHFVVASTAEGKARLAKGAQGGFAYNQPKILNASHVILICARRDLDEAYLADVLQQEADDGRFRDDAARSTQHNTRSSYVELHRGLGDIPHWAEKQAYLALGTLLLGAAAKGVDATPMEGIDRAALDEELGLAAQGLSSMVAVALGYHSDSDFNATLPKSRLPAERVFTHL
- a CDS encoding spore coat U domain-containing protein; translated protein: MPRLIALLLLLTPAALPAVDKTATIGLNVEVLPACQAGSSSGSGISFGTLDFGTHLRLDNLLTRVGQPGAGALRVNCQQSIPYRVLINAGYSGTTNTRQMVGPSSAVLTYNLYTGADYVTVWDNSTGVSAVGNGQDQWLPIYARVPAQSAPPPGSYSDTLTVTVSW
- a CDS encoding spore coat U domain-containing protein, which translates into the protein MPCRSQSLGVSSLFCLSVLAMHTLPAQGDTGINDLIVSQSFQVRAEIVPGCLLGAGGSDATSFGSISFGQISTLPSNLDTASTPGNGSIVLQCSPGTAVTIAFNAGLNASSVGGGRYLARGAERLRYQLYQDAARNIVWGDGSNGGTRMSINFPVGGATQTYTVYARLFSVSPLPSAGIYTDTITVTVSY
- a CDS encoding molecular chaperone — encoded protein: MRTHTLFACCLSLAASLASLATQAASSILIWPINPLIEADRQKSAALWLENRGQEPVDLQVRVLAWEQEGFEDRLTPQKQVVGSPPMATLQPGKRQLVRLVNLEPPSAGTLRTYRVLVDEVLPPQPRPSQVGVQFQMRYSVPLFVVGPGAYLDDGAREAPGQGQPLAPDLRYRVVEGSDGIFLNLRNLGPAPARLSQVDLLRDSGKQPLAEGLLGYVLPGAQMRWPLPAGVRSGRVQARINESRQTQTLASE